In a single window of the Pocillopora verrucosa isolate sample1 chromosome 4, ASM3666991v2, whole genome shotgun sequence genome:
- the LOC131772386 gene encoding sentrin-specific protease 6-like isoform X1 has translation MISFRFSGHWFLALIYNLPFLVGKARMDKNSRRAPIIMIDSIVYGSEDGFDGCPSSREREADLIRSFVRCEWLAKGESSLPDFTPESMLLYYPKVQQPENGYDCGVFVMLFFETFLNRKCPVSDLLSDQILLWYNQSAALPMRERMTNIILGFGNILSSD, from the exons ATGATCTCTTTTCGTTTTAGCGGACACTGGTTCTTGGCACTGATCTATAACCTACCCTTTTTGGTTGGAAAAGCACGAATGGACAAAAATTCGCGGAG GGCTCCAATCATAATGATCGACTCAATCGTCTATGGCTCGGAGGATGGGTTTGACGGCTGTCCTTCGTCAAGAGAACGAGAGGCAGACCTGATTCGAAG TTTCGTAAGATGCGAGTGGTTGGCTAAGGGAGAGAGTTCTCTTCCTGacttcacccctgaatcaatgCTCCTATACTACCCCAAG GTGCAGCAACCAGAAAATGGGTACGACTGTGGAGTATTTGTCATGCTGTTTTTTGAGACTTTCTTAAATCGAAAG tGTCCTGTGAGTGACCTACTTTCAGACCAAATCCTACTGTGGTATAATCAAAGTGCAGCTTTGCCGATGCGGGAAAGAATGACAAATATCATTCTAGGATTCGGAAATATTCTTAGTTCCGATTAG
- the LOC131791511 gene encoding uncharacterized protein gives MEMRNTEQLLASIGLLVYRVDSLAEANAALKNYGPESFHGDRISVKKKSDQQSAITKQNIHVSSMSGPTEREILQHLEEIVELALPLDKFKKTNEDVNTAKNLILNRVTFYQARVDVFIYLFI, from the exons ATGGAGATGCGCAACACTGAACAGTTGTTGGCATCCATTGGTCTTCTTGTATACAGGGTAGATTCCCTAGCAGAGGCCAATGCTGCCTTGAAAAACTATGGCCCAGAGTCATTTCATGGCGATCGCATCTCAGTAAAGAAGAAGTCAGATCAACAGTCTGCTATTACAAAGCAGAATATCCATGTCAGTTCAATGTCTG GTCCAACAGAACGGGAAATCCTTCAACATCTTGAAGAAATTGTAGAACTTGCCCTACCACTGGATAAATTCAAGAAGACAAATGAAGATGTGAACACGGCAAAAAATTTGATCCTTAACAGAGTTACATTTTACCAGGCTCGTGttgatgtatttatttatttatttatttaa
- the LOC131772386 gene encoding sentrin-specific protease 6-like isoform X2, which produces MDKNSRRAPIIMIDSIVYGSEDGFDGCPSSREREADLIRSFVRCEWLAKGESSLPDFTPESMLLYYPKVQQPENGYDCGVFVMLFFETFLNRKCPVSDLLSDQILLWYNQSAALPMRERMTNIILGFGNILSSD; this is translated from the exons ATGGACAAAAATTCGCGGAG GGCTCCAATCATAATGATCGACTCAATCGTCTATGGCTCGGAGGATGGGTTTGACGGCTGTCCTTCGTCAAGAGAACGAGAGGCAGACCTGATTCGAAG TTTCGTAAGATGCGAGTGGTTGGCTAAGGGAGAGAGTTCTCTTCCTGacttcacccctgaatcaatgCTCCTATACTACCCCAAG GTGCAGCAACCAGAAAATGGGTACGACTGTGGAGTATTTGTCATGCTGTTTTTTGAGACTTTCTTAAATCGAAAG tGTCCTGTGAGTGACCTACTTTCAGACCAAATCCTACTGTGGTATAATCAAAGTGCAGCTTTGCCGATGCGGGAAAGAATGACAAATATCATTCTAGGATTCGGAAATATTCTTAGTTCCGATTAG